The following proteins are co-located in the Pedobacter frigiditerrae genome:
- a CDS encoding class I SAM-dependent methyltransferase produces MQRKWFQYWFNSPYYHILYSQRNDAEAEFLIDNLSAYLTPKKNSRILDIACGRGRHSIYLNKKGYDVTGIDLSEQSIKYAQQFEQKNLHFYVHDMRKLSYINYFDFAFNLFTSFGYFDTEKEHVNALKAFRKGLKEDGTLVIDYFNTQKIIKNLTNQETKTIDGIEFHLHKFVSEGKIIKHINFEHKLKVYAFEERVQAFFLADFERMLTKSGLIITETFGSYALEPFDEIKSDRLILICKKA; encoded by the coding sequence ATGCAGCGAAAATGGTTTCAATATTGGTTTAATTCTCCTTATTATCACATACTTTACAGTCAGCGTAATGATGCAGAAGCTGAGTTTTTAATTGACAACCTTTCTGCTTATCTCACCCCCAAAAAAAATAGTCGGATTTTAGATATTGCTTGTGGCAGAGGTCGACATTCAATTTATCTAAACAAAAAAGGTTATGATGTTACTGGGATAGATTTATCTGAACAAAGCATTAAATACGCACAACAGTTTGAGCAAAAAAACCTGCATTTTTATGTGCATGACATGCGCAAGCTATCGTACATTAACTATTTTGATTTTGCTTTTAACCTGTTTACTAGTTTTGGGTATTTTGATACTGAAAAAGAACATGTTAATGCTTTAAAAGCTTTTAGAAAAGGATTAAAGGAAGACGGCACTTTGGTTATTGATTATTTTAACACGCAAAAAATAATCAAAAACTTAACCAATCAAGAAACTAAAACCATAGACGGAATCGAATTCCATTTGCATAAATTTGTTTCCGAAGGTAAGATTATCAAACACATTAACTTCGAGCACAAACTAAAGGTTTATGCCTTCGAAGAACGTGTTCAAGCCTTTTTCTTGGCAGATTTTGAAAGAATGTTAACTAAAAGTGGATTAATTATAACTGAAACTTTTGGCAGTTATGCCCTAGAACCATTTGATGAAATTAAATCAGACCGTTTAATACTGATTTGCAAAAAAGCATGA
- a CDS encoding phosphatase PAP2 family protein, which yields MIEQLQQFDAELFLKVHRGLSNGFFDWLMPLVRNRFFWSPLYLFIIAFCIRQYKKQGLVMIGMILVTFAMGDLIASRIIKPSVGRIRPCNEVRLANKIIHRVPCGSGYSFPSSHATNHFAIGIFLIGLFYKKWKPILPLGLGWAFLISFAQVYVGVHYPIDTFAGAILGTCIGLFTFYLYKKIKPIT from the coding sequence ATGATAGAACAGTTACAGCAGTTTGATGCAGAATTATTTCTGAAAGTTCATCGTGGTTTAAGCAATGGATTTTTCGATTGGTTAATGCCATTGGTCAGGAATCGCTTCTTTTGGTCTCCACTTTATCTATTTATCATTGCTTTTTGCATTAGACAATATAAAAAACAAGGACTAGTTATGATTGGAATGATTCTAGTAACCTTTGCCATGGGCGATTTGATTGCATCGAGAATAATAAAACCTAGCGTTGGGAGGATTAGACCTTGCAATGAGGTGAGATTAGCAAATAAAATCATTCATCGTGTTCCTTGTGGTAGTGGATATAGTTTTCCATCCTCACATGCTACTAACCATTTTGCTATTGGCATTTTTCTAATCGGCTTATTTTACAAAAAATGGAAACCCATTTTACCATTAGGCTTAGGATGGGCATTTTTAATTAGCTTTGCACAGGTTTATGTTGGTGTGCATTACCCCATAGATACCTTTGCGGGAGCCATTTTAGGAACTTGCATTGGCTTATTCACATTTTATCTTTACAAGAAAATAAAACCTATTACCTAA